One genomic segment of Tripterygium wilfordii isolate XIE 37 chromosome 9, ASM1340144v1, whole genome shotgun sequence includes these proteins:
- the LOC120006135 gene encoding uncharacterized protein LOC120006135: MCAIPSIDLELLKFIILGGFAFNMAKLLGGSSLAPKTKNLVVAGGLTAFVFGVYFYTMRAVGGTDELQVAIDKLEEQKSKQEAEASVASKS, encoded by the exons ATGTGTGCCATTCCTTCAATTG ATTTGGAGTTGCTGAAGTTTATCATACTTGGAGGTTTTGCTTTCAATATGGCTAAACTTCTAGGAGGTAGCAGCCTTGCACCAAAGACCAAGAATCTAGTGGTTGCAGGAGGCTTGACAGCATTTGTTTTTGGGGTCTATTTCTACACCATGAGAGCTGTTGGGGGTACAGATGAACTTCAGGTAGCCATAGATAAGTTGGAGGAGCAGAAAAGCAAACAAGAAGCTGAGGCAAGCGTGGCATCCAAATCTTAA
- the LOC120006020 gene encoding uncharacterized protein LOC120006020 — translation MARQFINRFITSSREPRTLNSLRTMKLNSGEKVSDYLSRYLEVCAEVEGCDEPTVVMFFKIGLLDRCKLKESLTLYKPNTIATLQDKVRRYVKVEVTSCERTTSPRYEHEEFQSGRTRHDDKKTTSQAKNHRSWRSSTNNVEFNIPIHKLFYEIRDEPYIVRPSRMVGNPDTRDKRLYFSFHRDVGHLTKECDDMREQLEELEDDASKEAISVITLERRGHMAYMNNIAAQGSSVNIIYYPLFEKLGLTQADLIPEIGCLLGFNESHVYPLGRI, via the exons ATGGCAAGACAATTCATCAACCGCTTCATTACTAGCAGCCGAGAGCCAAGAACTCTCAATTCTCTACGTACAATGAAGCTAAACAGTGGAGAGAAGGTCTCCGATTACCTGTCTAGATATCTGGAGGTGTGTGCTGAGGTGGAAGGTTGTGATGAGCCAACGGTTGTCATGTTCTTCAAGATTGGGCTGCTGGACAGATGTAAGCTAAAGGAGTCATTAACTTTGTATAAGCCGAACACCATAGCTACCTTACAAGACAAGGTCCGGAGGTATGTTAAGGTGGAAGTAACTAGTTGTGAGAGAACGACCTCACCAAGGTATGAGCACGAAGAGTTCCAAAGCGGTAGGACTAGGCATGATGACAAAAAGACCACAAGCCAGGCAAAAAACCATAGATCATGGAGGAGTTCGACCAATAACGTTGAATTCAACATACCAATCCATAAGCTTTTCTACGAGATCAGGGATGAACCATATATAGTTCGACCATCTAGAATGGTTGGAAACCCAGATACAAGGGACAAGAGATTATACTTCTCTTTCCATAGAGACGTAGGCCACCTAACCAAAGAATGTGATGACATGCGTGAGCAGTTGGAGGAACTG GAAGACGATGCCTCGAAAGAAGCAATCAGTGTTATCACATTGGAAAGGCGGGGGCACATGGCATATATGAACAATATTGCCGCCCAG GGAAGTTCTGTGAATATCATATACTACCCGTTGTTTGAGAAGTTAGGACTAACTCAGGCGGATCTTATTCCAGAGATAGGATGCCTATTAGGGTTCAATGAAAGTCATGTTTATCCCTTGGGGAGGATTTGA
- the LOC120006134 gene encoding protein FAM136A-like: protein MDHIAAVEQQMIQERLRRKLSEVNTAAQTYLSPVQDHINFNLQKAYFKCAYECFDRRRRQDEISTCVEHCSVPVVNAQHHFENEMAKFQEKLNRSLMVCQDKFEAAKLQKVGSDAVNALESCVDQSIEENIKTLPHLVGRLKASFSMSD from the exons ATGGATCACATAGCAGCCGTTGAACAGCAGATGATACAAGAGAGGCTAAGGCGTAAACTCAGTGAAGTCAACACTGCTGCTCAGACCTACCTCTCTCCCGTCCAAGACCACATTAATTTCAATCTTCAG AAAGCGTACTTTAAGTGTGCATATGAGTGCTTTGATAGGAGAAGAAGACAAGATGAGATAAGCACTTGTGTGGAACATTGCAGTGTCCCAGTGGTCAATGCGCAACATCATTTTGAGAATGAGATGGCGAAGTTTCAA GAAAAGTTAAATAGGTCACTGATGGTCTGCCAAGACAAGTTTGAGGCAGCAAAGCTCCAAAAGGTTGGAAGTGATGCCGTGAATGCTCTAGAATCATGTGTCGATCAGTCAATCGAGGAGAATATCAAGACGCTGCCACATCTTGTTGGAAGATTAAAGGCTTCCTTCTCCATGAGCGATTAG
- the LOC120004762 gene encoding (+)-neomenthol dehydrogenase-like, with product MEVKGQEILLSSPPPISSPRWWSSETVVVVTGGNKGIGFALVKRFAELGLSVVLTSRDKERGHKALDLLRSQGAFLLHVHFFQLDISNPSSITTFTSWFKHKFQALDILVNNAGVSFNEIHENSVENADTVIKTNFYGSKMLTQALLPLFRPSSPSFSARILNISSRLGSINKIRNPKLKEMLQSENLTIEEVEGMVSLFLKNVKDGTWKSQGWPEIWPDYAVSKMALNGYSRVLAKLYKDKGLSINCFCPGFTQTSMTGGKGTHTADDAATVAASLALSPPKDLQTGRFYIGFHRPGKIMNSKL from the exons ATGGAAGTAAAAGGGCAAGAAATCCTCCTCTCTTCTCCGCCTCCCATCTCCTCCCCAAGGTGGTGGTCGTCGgagacggtggtggtggtgacggGAGGGAACAAAGGGATTGGCTTTGCATTGGTGAAGAGATTTGCAGAGTTGGGATTGAGTGTGGTTTTGACatcaagagacaaagagagaggaCACaaggctttggatttgctaagaAGCCAAGGAGCCTTTCTCCTCCATGTTCATTTCTTTCAACTAGACATATCAAACCCTTCTTCCATCACAACATTTACTTCCTGGTTCAAACACAAATTTCAAGCCTTAGATATCCTT GTTAACAATGCAGGTGTATCATTCAATGAGATCCATGAGAATTCAGTAGAGAATGCAGACACTGTTATCAAAACCAATTTCTATGGTTCTAAAATGCTCACTCAGGCCCTCTTGCCCTTGTTCCGCCCATCATCACCTTCTTTCAGTGCTAGGATACTTAATATTAGTTCAAGACTTGGGTCTATcaat AAGATTAGGAACCCTAAGCTAAAAGAGATGCTACAAAGTGAGAACCTAACAATCGAAGAAGTTGAAGGCATGGTGTCATTGTTTCTTAAGAATGTCAAGGATGGGACATGGAAGAGTCAAGGGTGGCCTGAAATATGGCCTGATTATGCTGTATCAAAGATGGCACTCAATGGGTATTCTAGGGTCTTGGCTAAGCTTTACAAAGACAAGGGTTTATCAATAAATTGCTTTTGCCCTGGCTTTACTCAGACCTCCATGACCGGCGGCAAGGGTACTCACACAGCCGACGACGCTGCCACGGTTGCTGCTAGCCTTGCCTTGTCCCCTCCCAAGGACCTACAAACTGGGAGGTTTTATATAGGTTTTCATCGGCCGGGGAAAATTATGAACTCTAAATTATGA
- the LOC120004753 gene encoding shewanella-like protein phosphatase 2, which yields MEDPHPICKKIPDVVASFVDTFVDFSVSGIFLPPSNPNSNSHAGSPSDPLPAYSTLRTHYPAPDRLIAIGDLHGDLEKSKQAFRLAGLIDRSDRWTGGSAGVVQLGDVFDRGGEELKILYFLEKLKREAERSGGYLITLNGNHEIMNVEGDFRIATKAGFEEFRAWGFWFLAGNKIKDLCKGLEKQKDAFQGIPSFIRGVKEEYQHGYRARIAALRPDGPIARRFLSKNLTVVVVGDSVFVHGGLLAEHVSKFGLERINEEVRNWLNGLMGESPPEYCKGREGVVYLRKFSYDSVRRCDCIALEHALATIPGAKRMIMGHTIQEFGISRACSNRAIRIDVGMSKGCINGLPEVLEINGTSEPRVLSSNPLYQNKYKPYWDADRKEGLGLLLPEHGPKPVEVKA from the coding sequence ATGGAAGATCCTCATCCAATATGCAAGAAGATACCAGACGTCGTCGCCTCCTTCGTTGACACATTCGTCGATTTCTCTGTTAGTGGCATCTTCTTGCCCCCTTCTAACCCGAATTCCAATTCTCATGCTGGCTCTCCCTCTGATCCTCTGCCTGCATATTCAACGTTGCGGACCCATTACCCAGCCCCGGACCGTCTGATCGCTATCGGTGATCTTCACGGCGATTTGGAGAAGTCCAAGCAGGCATTTCGCCTGGCCGGATTGATTGACAGGTCCGATCGATGGACCGGTGGATCAGCAGGAGTGGTCCAGCTCGGCGACGTGTTCGATCGTGGAGGCGAGGAGCTCAAGATCCTTTATTTCCTCGAGAAATTGAAGCGGGAGGCTGAGAGGAGTGGTGGGTATTTAATAACCCTGAACGGGAACCATGAGATCATGAATGTGGAGGGTGACTTTAGAATTGCGACGAAGGCGGGGTTCGAGGAATTTAGGGCTTGGGGGTTTTGGTTTCTTGCGGGAAACAAAATTAAGGATTTATGCAAGGGTTTGGAGAAGCAGAAGGATGCATTTCAAGGGATTCCTTCGTTTATCCGTGGTGTGAAGGAAGAGTATCAGCATGGTTACCGGGCAAGGATAGCTGCACTGAGGCCAGATGGGCCTATTGCGAGGCGGTTTTTGTCGAAGAATTTGACTGTTGTAGTTGTTGGGGATTCTGTTTTCGTACATGGAGGGCTCTTGGCCGAACATGTTTCCAAATTCGGATTGGAGAGGATCAATGAGGAGGTGAGGAATTGGCTAAATGGGTTGATGGGGGAATCGCCACCCGAGTATTGCAAAGGGAGGGAGGGAGTGGTTTATTTGCGGAAGTTTTCTTATGACTCGGTGAGAAGATGTGATTGTATTGCACTTGAACATGCTCTGGCTACCATCCCTGGTGCTAAGAGGATGATCATGGGTCACACCATTCAGGAGTTCGGGATCAGTCGTGCTTGTAGTAATAGGGCAATTAGAATTGATGTTGGTATGTCAAAGGGGTGCATCAATGGCCTGCCTGAAGTTTTGGAGATTAATGGGACTTCCGAGCCACGAGTGCTAAGCTCCAATCCTTTGTATCAGAACAAGTATAAACCATATTGGGATGCTGATAGGAAGGAAGGGTTGGGGTTGTTGCTTCCAGAACATGGACCAAAGCCAGTGGAAGTGAAGGCTTAA
- the LOC120006133 gene encoding protein FAR1-RELATED SEQUENCE 5-like produces the protein MNFNMGATAMDTSSRGEMATCGGDVIIEPHEGMEFESEDAAKIFYDEYARRVGFVMRVMSCRRSERDGRVLARRLGCNKEGYCVSIRGKFGPVRKPRSSTREGCKAMIHVKFDKSGKWLITKFVKDHNHPLVVAPREARQTMDEKDKKIQELTAELRNKKRLCSAYQEQLTAFMRMVEGHSDQLSRKVENVVNNLKEFESVDQLLLHRS, from the coding sequence ATGAATTTTAACATGGGAGCTACTGCAATGGACACTTCTTCTAGAGGGGAGATGGCAACATGTGGGGGAGATGTAATTATAGAACCTCATGAGGGTATGGAGTTTGAATCTGAAGATGCTGCTAAGATATTCTATGATGAATATGCACGACGTGTAGGCTTTGTCATGCGTGTGATGTCTTGTCGTCGTTCTGAAAGAGATGGTAGGGTTCTTGCCCGACGATTGGGATGTAATAAAGAGGGTTATTGTGTTAGCATTCGAGGTAAATTTGGCCCAGTGAGGAAGCCTCGTTCAAGCACAAGAGAAGGTTGTAAGGCTATGATTCATGTTAAGTTTGATAAGTCCGGAAAATGGCTGATAACAAAATTTGTAAAGGACCATAATCATCCTCTTGTGGTGGCTCCACGTGAAGCTCGTCAAACCATGGACGAGAAGGATAAGAAAATTCAGGAGTTAACCGCAGAGCTAAGGAATAAGAAGCGGTTATGTTCAGCATATCAAGAACAGCTAACTGCATTTATGAGAATGGTTGAAGGGCATAGCGACCAGTTATCCAGGAAAGTAGAAAATGTAGTCAACAACCTTAAGGAATTTGAGTCTGTAGACCAGTTGCTTTTGCACCGTAGTTAG